In Thermoanaerobaculia bacterium, one genomic interval encodes:
- the gmd gene encoding GDP-mannose 4,6-dehydratase has product MKRKAFITGITGQDGSYLAEFLLEKDYEVFGLIRRTSHSRLDRIEHLVDSIELVSGDLTDLASLLQALKAIQPDEVYNLAAQSFVPTSWNQPVLTADITALGPVRLLEAIRGNGRPVRFYQASSSEMFGKVDRVPQNETTPFHPRSPYGVSKVYAHLITVNYRESYNMFTCSGILFNHESPRRGLEFVTRKISHAVARIKSGLQSTLTLGNLDAKRDWGYAGDYVEAIWKMLQADTPEDYVVATGETHSVREFCAEAFSHVDLNWEDHVRTDPGLLRPADVELLVGDASKIRSRLGWTPRVSFPELVRMMVDADLKDLGHSR; this is encoded by the coding sequence ATGAAACGCAAAGCCTTTATCACGGGGATCACGGGCCAGGACGGTTCCTACCTTGCCGAATTCCTGCTGGAAAAAGACTATGAGGTGTTCGGGCTTATTCGCCGCACGTCCCACAGCCGTCTGGACCGGATCGAACACCTTGTCGATTCCATTGAGCTGGTTTCGGGAGATTTGACCGACCTGGCTTCGCTTCTCCAGGCACTGAAGGCGATCCAGCCCGACGAAGTGTACAACCTGGCCGCCCAGTCCTTCGTTCCGACATCGTGGAACCAGCCGGTCCTGACGGCGGATATCACGGCCCTCGGCCCTGTCCGGCTTCTTGAAGCCATCCGCGGAAATGGAAGACCGGTCCGGTTTTACCAGGCATCCTCCTCGGAGATGTTCGGGAAGGTGGATCGAGTCCCGCAAAATGAGACAACGCCTTTCCATCCCCGCTCTCCTTACGGGGTTTCTAAGGTCTATGCGCATCTCATCACTGTGAATTACCGTGAATCCTACAACATGTTTACCTGTTCCGGGATCCTGTTCAACCACGAGTCTCCCCGCAGGGGCCTGGAATTCGTGACCCGGAAGATTTCCCATGCCGTGGCGAGAATCAAATCGGGTCTTCAATCCACCCTTACCCTGGGAAATCTCGATGCAAAAAGAGACTGGGGCTACGCGGGGGATTACGTGGAAGCCATCTGGAAGATGCTCCAGGCCGACACTCCAGAGGACTATGTGGTCGCAACGGGGGAAACTCATTCGGTGAGGGAATTCTGTGCAGAGGCCTTCTCTCATGTCGACCTGAACTGGGAGGACCACGTTCGTACCGACCCGGGCCTCCTTCGTCCCGCCGATGTGGAACTCCTTGTGGGCGATGCCTCGAAAATCCGCAGCCGACTGGGCTGGACACCCCGGGTTTCCTTTCCCGAGCTGGTCAGGATGATGGTGGATGCCGATCTCAAAGATCTGGGTCATTCCCGCTAG
- a CDS encoding S9 family peptidase: protein MRNHRFTLLFLAFSLIAACTLQAAEKRAFTIPDLYSIQYLSDLQISPDGTELAFTVSEYDLPRAKRTSAIWLMNTDGSNLRKFTSGEALDRTPRWSPDGKTLAFTSTREKSTQLYVIPRSGGEARCLAKLTFGASDPVWSPDGRFIVVASDLYPECGPTAECNDKRKKDADEGPSQAHLADSLLYRHWDDWKDGKRTHLIRIDMEGGLTDLTPGDWDSPEFSLGGSRYGFTPDGSAFYFTSKRVDNPAESTNVDIWRIGLKDPETMKAQRLTTNPAYDGQPVISPDGTRLAFLTQTIPGYEADLFRLAILDLASKKVRLLTDLDSFDNWINHVEWSKDGRELYATAQVEGDTPFYRVDIESVKFTKIFTHEAIDSFILDPSETHLFYIHRSVGEPTEIYVKDLKKDTAPKRLTSFSERLLQEVDVRPAERMWIKGADGKELQVFLVKPHGFDPSKKYPLILNVHGGPQMMWQDSFRGDWQVYPGAGYIVAFPNPHGSTGYGQEYCAEISGDWGGKVYEDVLKVTDYLASLPYVDAERIGAMGWSYGGYMMDWILGHTDRYQCLASMMGVYDLRSMYGATEELWFPEWDLKGTPWDSEQYATFSPSFYASSFKTPTLVISGEKDFRVPYTQSLQLFTALQKQGVPSRLIIFKNSGHWPSWWDMILYYTAHLEWFQTYLGGDGPPWSVKDFVANRVFDTETGKRLDLEAP from the coding sequence ATGCGAAACCATCGATTCACCCTGCTTTTTCTGGCCTTCAGCCTGATCGCTGCCTGTACCCTCCAGGCCGCGGAAAAACGGGCCTTCACGATTCCCGACCTCTATTCCATCCAGTACCTTTCGGACCTTCAGATCTCCCCCGACGGTACGGAACTGGCCTTTACCGTATCGGAATATGACCTTCCCCGCGCAAAGAGAACTTCGGCGATCTGGCTCATGAATACCGATGGAAGTAACCTCAGAAAATTCACTTCGGGTGAAGCCCTGGATCGAACTCCCCGCTGGTCCCCAGACGGAAAGACTCTGGCATTCACCTCGACAAGAGAAAAATCCACTCAGCTCTACGTGATTCCACGTTCCGGAGGTGAAGCACGGTGCCTGGCAAAACTGACTTTTGGCGCCTCCGACCCGGTCTGGTCGCCCGATGGACGATTCATCGTGGTGGCTTCAGACCTCTATCCCGAATGCGGTCCCACAGCCGAATGCAATGACAAGCGGAAGAAAGACGCGGATGAAGGTCCCTCTCAGGCCCACCTGGCCGACAGCCTTCTCTACCGCCACTGGGACGACTGGAAGGACGGAAAGCGGACCCATCTCATCCGCATCGATATGGAGGGAGGTCTGACTGACCTGACCCCCGGAGACTGGGACTCGCCTGAATTTTCACTCGGGGGATCGCGTTACGGGTTCACTCCCGATGGCTCTGCGTTCTACTTCACCTCCAAGCGGGTCGATAATCCCGCAGAGTCTACCAACGTGGACATCTGGCGGATCGGCCTGAAGGATCCTGAAACCATGAAAGCGCAAAGGCTTACAACGAATCCGGCCTATGACGGACAACCCGTAATTTCTCCCGACGGCACGCGTCTGGCCTTTCTGACCCAGACGATTCCCGGATATGAAGCGGACCTCTTTCGCCTGGCCATCCTGGACCTGGCATCAAAGAAGGTCCGGCTTCTCACCGATCTCGATTCTTTTGACAACTGGATCAACCACGTGGAATGGTCAAAGGACGGAAGGGAGCTTTATGCCACGGCGCAGGTGGAGGGTGACACCCCCTTTTACAGGGTAGACATCGAATCCGTAAAGTTCACAAAGATCTTTACCCATGAGGCTATCGACAGCTTTATCCTGGATCCTTCCGAAACTCATCTTTTCTATATTCACCGTTCCGTGGGAGAACCCACTGAAATTTATGTAAAGGACCTCAAGAAAGACACCGCACCCAAACGGCTGACTTCCTTCAGTGAAAGGCTCCTTCAGGAAGTGGATGTCCGCCCCGCAGAGCGTATGTGGATCAAGGGAGCCGACGGAAAAGAGCTTCAGGTTTTTCTCGTAAAACCCCACGGCTTCGATCCATCGAAGAAATACCCCCTGATTCTTAACGTTCATGGCGGTCCGCAGATGATGTGGCAGGACTCCTTCCGCGGCGACTGGCAGGTCTACCCGGGCGCCGGATACATCGTCGCCTTCCCCAATCCTCACGGATCCACCGGTTACGGGCAGGAATACTGCGCGGAAATTTCGGGAGACTGGGGCGGAAAGGTGTACGAAGACGTCTTGAAGGTGACCGATTACCTGGCCTCCCTGCCCTACGTTGACGCCGAACGGATCGGAGCCATGGGATGGTCCTACGGCGGCTACATGATGGACTGGATCCTGGGACACACCGACCGCTATCAGTGCCTTGCCTCGATGATGGGGGTCTACGACCTCCGCTCCATGTACGGGGCCACCGAAGAGCTATGGTTTCCCGAATGGGACCTGAAGGGCACACCCTGGGATTCGGAGCAGTACGCGACCTTCTCTCCCTCCTTCTATGCCTCCAGTTTCAAAACTCCAACCCTGGTGATCTCGGGGGAGAAGGATTTCCGGGTTCCCTACACCCAGAGCCTCCAGCTCTTTACGGCACTCCAGAAGCAGGGCGTGCCCTCACGGCTCATCATCTTCAAGAACTCGGGGCACTGGCCGTCCTGGTGGGATATGATCCTCTACTATACGGCCCACCTGGAATGGTTCCAGACCTACCTGGGCGGGGACGGCCCGCCCTGGAGCGTGAAGGATTTCGTTGCCAACCGGGTCTTTGACACCGAGACCGGGAAACGCCTGGACCTCGAGGCTCCATGA
- a CDS encoding ATP-dependent helicase produces the protein MTRTFKLSRDSGPKSYRVNYAGELNSEQHDVVMAPGGPMLVIAGAGSGKTRTLTYRVARLIEDGIPPNRILLLTFTNKAAREMLMRVEALCGMECPRGWSGTFHHMGNLFLRRHAESLGLKPNFSIMDREDTKDLLDAIVEDLGYSNLPVRFVSTDVLVELYSLSVNTEVDVEGLVHDRYPQFTAQLTEIQKVLITYNERKLAENLVDFDDLQSLMLRGLLEHEEIRTHYQNHFLHILVDEYQDTNKIQADLVDLLVGPQRNLMVVGDDAQSIYSFRGANFENIITFPDRFRDAKIFYLTTNYRSTPEVLNFANDSIRHNQRQFEKELHPVRESSGVPVTIVPCPDVYIQAEFCAQKILQLMEEGLDPQSIAILYRSHFQSMEVQLEFTRRGIPYEIRSGMRFFEQKHVKDIMAFLRITVNASDEPAWKRALKLYPTVGNRTAALLHAHVSKASDPLRAAISSDFIKAAPKRSQASAARFQELVKDLMGPRHQGDPAEAIRTIVEVMYRDYAVHTFPNAQARLDDLEEMAQFASRYGTIEDFLRELALLSELSGEDVAAGDKEGDRIILSTVHQAKGLEWDAVIVIGLAEHQFPSHWALKSPDGEEEERRLFYVACTRARDELVLAYPQMGHQRGNRDTIQRVSRFIGEVSPRLWEPVQLVQDYGW, from the coding sequence ATGACACGGACGTTCAAGCTGTCCCGGGACTCGGGCCCGAAAAGTTACAGAGTCAACTATGCAGGGGAGCTGAACAGCGAACAGCATGACGTCGTGATGGCTCCCGGCGGGCCGATGCTGGTCATTGCCGGGGCGGGATCAGGAAAGACACGGACGCTGACCTACCGGGTGGCCCGCCTGATCGAGGACGGGATACCGCCGAACCGGATTCTGCTCCTGACCTTCACCAATAAGGCGGCCCGGGAAATGCTCATGCGCGTGGAAGCTCTCTGCGGCATGGAGTGTCCCCGGGGCTGGAGCGGTACCTTTCATCACATGGGGAACCTCTTCCTGCGCCGCCATGCGGAATCCCTTGGGCTGAAACCCAATTTTTCCATCATGGACCGTGAGGACACCAAGGACCTTCTGGATGCCATCGTGGAAGACCTCGGGTATTCCAACCTTCCGGTGCGTTTCGTGTCCACGGACGTCCTCGTGGAGCTCTACAGCCTCAGCGTCAACACCGAAGTCGACGTGGAGGGACTCGTCCACGACCGATATCCCCAGTTCACGGCACAGCTCACGGAGATCCAGAAGGTCCTCATCACCTATAACGAACGAAAGCTCGCGGAAAACCTGGTTGACTTCGACGACCTGCAGAGCCTCATGCTCCGCGGCCTTCTGGAACATGAGGAAATCAGGACCCACTACCAGAACCACTTCCTTCACATCCTGGTGGATGAATACCAGGATACAAACAAGATTCAGGCCGACCTGGTCGACCTCCTCGTCGGTCCTCAGCGCAACCTGATGGTGGTGGGTGACGACGCCCAGAGCATCTATTCCTTCCGGGGCGCAAACTTCGAAAATATCATTACCTTCCCTGACCGGTTCAGGGACGCGAAAATCTTCTACCTTACAACAAACTACCGCTCCACACCCGAGGTTCTGAATTTCGCCAACGACTCCATCCGGCACAATCAGCGGCAGTTCGAAAAGGAACTGCATCCCGTGAGGGAATCCAGCGGGGTTCCCGTCACGATCGTTCCCTGTCCCGATGTCTATATTCAGGCTGAATTCTGCGCGCAGAAAATCCTTCAGCTGATGGAGGAGGGGCTGGACCCCCAATCGATCGCCATCCTCTATCGGTCCCACTTTCAGAGCATGGAAGTTCAGCTGGAGTTCACCCGGCGCGGTATCCCTTACGAAATCCGCTCCGGCATGCGCTTCTTCGAGCAGAAGCACGTCAAGGACATCATGGCCTTCCTTCGGATCACCGTGAACGCGTCCGACGAGCCGGCGTGGAAGAGGGCGCTGAAGTTGTATCCAACCGTGGGAAATCGAACGGCTGCGCTCCTCCACGCCCATGTTTCAAAAGCCTCGGATCCCCTGCGCGCGGCTATCTCATCCGACTTCATCAAGGCAGCCCCCAAACGCAGTCAGGCCTCCGCCGCCCGTTTCCAGGAACTGGTCAAGGACCTCATGGGACCTCGCCACCAGGGTGATCCGGCCGAGGCGATCCGGACCATCGTGGAGGTCATGTACCGGGATTACGCAGTCCATACCTTTCCCAACGCCCAGGCGCGCCTGGACGACCTGGAAGAGATGGCCCAGTTTGCCTCCCGCTACGGGACGATTGAGGATTTCCTCCGGGAACTTGCCCTCCTTTCGGAGCTCTCGGGAGAGGATGTGGCCGCAGGGGATAAGGAAGGGGACCGCATCATCCTCTCCACCGTCCACCAGGCGAAGGGCCTGGAATGGGACGCCGTCATCGTGATCGGTCTGGCGGAACACCAGTTTCCCTCTCACTGGGCCCTGAAAAGCCCCGACGGAGAGGAGGAGGAGAGAAGGCTCTTCTACGTGGCCTGCACACGCGCCAGGGATGAGCTCGTCCTGGCCTACCCACAGATGGGACACCAGCGGGGAAATCGGGACACAATCCAGAGGGTTTCCCGCTTTATCGGCGAGGTCAGCCCCCGCCTCTGGGAGCCGGTTCAGCTTGTTCAGGATTACGGCTGGTAA
- a CDS encoding DUF1579 domain-containing protein → MNRTIRTLSAFVLLTILAAFALATGQEEKPGQPAMSPEEQAMMEKWQTYMTPGPEHLKMARFVGSWNVRAKLWMQPGTEPQLSEATAEVTSILGDRFLQMTYTGSFMGMPFEGRNLLGYDNYTKKYTSIWFDSMGTGFYLTSGTCDDAGKVCTETGIWDDAVTEQKVAVRTVTTWKDKNTIVMETYSTYPDTPEFKSMELFYTRR, encoded by the coding sequence ATGAACCGCACGATTCGAACCCTGTCCGCATTCGTACTGTTGACCATCCTTGCCGCGTTTGCCCTTGCTACAGGTCAGGAAGAAAAACCGGGACAGCCGGCGATGTCCCCCGAAGAGCAGGCCATGATGGAAAAATGGCAGACCTACATGACCCCGGGACCCGAACATCTGAAGATGGCACGCTTTGTGGGATCGTGGAATGTTAGGGCAAAATTATGGATGCAGCCGGGGACCGAGCCCCAGCTGAGCGAGGCGACGGCGGAAGTCACCTCGATCCTTGGCGACCGTTTCCTCCAGATGACCTATACCGGTTCGTTCATGGGAATGCCCTTCGAAGGCCGGAATCTTTTGGGATACGACAATTACACGAAGAAGTACACCAGCATCTGGTTTGATTCCATGGGAACGGGGTTTTACCTCACCTCGGGAACCTGTGACGATGCCGGAAAAGTTTGCACGGAGACGGGAATCTGGGACGACGCGGTGACCGAGCAGAAGGTCGCCGTCCGAACCGTCACAACGTGGAAGGATAAGAATACCATCGTGATGGAAACCTACTCCACTTACCCGGACACTCCTGAATTCAAGAGCATGGAGCTTTTCTACACCCGCAGGTAA
- a CDS encoding CbiX/SirB N-terminal domain-containing protein translates to MKTLLVLMAHGSPDPRWRQPFEDMDRHLAEILGRDRVTLAYMEFVSPTLLERAEEARARGIERLVIYPLFMSGGGHVSRDIPGQVLAVSSRYSDLKIEVLPPLGEDPVILDLVLSKARTALEDPLD, encoded by the coding sequence ATGAAAACTCTGCTGGTTCTCATGGCCCATGGAAGCCCCGATCCGCGCTGGAGGCAGCCTTTTGAAGATATGGACCGACACCTTGCTGAAATACTCGGAAGGGATCGTGTGACTTTGGCTTACATGGAGTTTGTTTCTCCAACCCTTCTGGAACGGGCCGAAGAAGCCCGAGCCCGGGGAATTGAACGACTCGTGATCTATCCGCTCTTCATGTCGGGAGGGGGCCACGTGTCCCGGGATATCCCGGGACAGGTTCTTGCCGTATCCTCCCGATACTCCGATCTGAAAATCGAGGTCCTTCCCCCCCTGGGAGAGGATCCCGTGATCCTGGATCTTGTGCTGTCGAAAGCCCGGACAGCCCTGGAAGATCCACTTGACTGA
- a CDS encoding TonB-dependent receptor gives MFFRCVALLWTFFTVVPLFCQFGTTVEVRAPGEPGTLVVVTREEIESSPAVDLQGLINLYLPDVLSLRAPFGVQADLQGRGAGYEGIRVYLDGIPLNDPQTGHFTLDLPVDLDSVERVEYTPGGWAFSPSGPIPGGAVRIVTRSSASHEARILAGDHNLAMGYMETGFAGESFSSAFSLSRTVHGGWSYGTELSRDVLGLRGQAGKWKWMAGMEDKSFGALNFYTTAYPYQKESTSTTVGSVSGTILGANLQVYTRRHTDDFFLDRRNPEGYRNRHTTLRTGANLSGTERSVAWQMYGFSESITDSPLGDHDRNRAGGTLAWTRTFGKKNLSLSLGLEGGSGTMLLLPSLSVERTMDLISTSFTLRRGSRLPSFTELYYASPANLGNPNLESPDMVEAEWNVAGKNWTVSLWGRHHSDEIEWVSDDGRATFHAVNLEPFFSAGLEFRIRLGTVTVFAAARDVDAPLPPDRLKYLSDYSALEAGGLVHFRFSQVRGTLSARWEDPETLDSRFLADLRVLCNWKDITFFLDIQNLTNTSYQDRLDIAMPGRWISSGLQIPLTGE, from the coding sequence ATGTTCTTCCGGTGCGTCGCCTTATTATGGACTTTTTTCACAGTCGTTCCCCTCTTCTGCCAGTTTGGAACGACGGTAGAAGTCCGTGCTCCGGGGGAACCCGGTACCCTGGTGGTCGTGACACGGGAAGAGATCGAATCCTCACCGGCCGTGGATCTCCAGGGCCTTATAAACCTTTACCTTCCCGATGTTCTGTCTCTCCGGGCTCCCTTCGGTGTTCAGGCCGATCTTCAGGGGCGGGGTGCGGGGTACGAAGGGATCCGGGTGTACCTCGACGGCATCCCCCTCAACGATCCCCAGACCGGTCACTTTACCCTCGACCTGCCTGTGGATCTGGACAGTGTCGAGAGGGTGGAATATACCCCCGGAGGTTGGGCTTTTTCGCCGTCGGGGCCCATTCCGGGCGGAGCCGTACGGATCGTGACCCGATCCTCTGCGAGTCATGAAGCCCGTATCCTGGCGGGAGATCACAACCTTGCAATGGGGTATATGGAAACAGGATTCGCGGGGGAGAGCTTTTCTTCCGCTTTCTCCCTTTCACGAACCGTTCACGGGGGATGGAGCTATGGAACTGAGCTTTCAAGAGACGTGTTAGGGCTCCGGGGCCAAGCAGGGAAGTGGAAATGGATGGCCGGCATGGAGGATAAAAGCTTCGGTGCGCTGAACTTTTACACGACGGCCTATCCCTATCAGAAAGAATCCACGTCCACGACGGTCGGTTCTGTCTCAGGAACGATTCTCGGCGCCAACCTTCAGGTGTACACCCGCCGCCACACTGACGACTTCTTCCTGGACCGAAGAAATCCCGAAGGGTATCGAAACCGGCACACGACTTTGAGAACCGGTGCGAACCTGTCCGGCACGGAGCGATCCGTTGCATGGCAGATGTACGGGTTTTCCGAAAGCATAACCGACAGTCCCCTGGGTGACCACGACCGGAACCGCGCCGGGGGAACCCTGGCATGGACGCGGACGTTCGGAAAGAAAAATTTATCCCTTTCTCTCGGGCTGGAGGGAGGATCAGGAACCATGCTCCTCCTTCCTTCTCTGAGTGTCGAGCGCACTATGGATCTGATTTCCACCTCTTTTACCCTTCGCCGGGGAAGCCGGCTTCCCTCCTTTACGGAGCTCTATTACGCCAGTCCCGCTAACCTCGGGAACCCGAACCTTGAATCCCCGGACATGGTGGAAGCGGAGTGGAACGTGGCGGGAAAGAACTGGACCGTTTCCCTCTGGGGCCGTCACCACTCTGACGAGATTGAGTGGGTATCCGATGACGGCCGTGCAACTTTTCACGCCGTCAACCTGGAACCGTTCTTTTCTGCCGGCCTGGAATTCAGGATTCGGCTGGGCACCGTCACGGTTTTTGCCGCCGCCCGGGATGTCGACGCTCCCCTTCCCCCGGACCGGCTGAAGTACCTGTCCGACTACTCCGCCCTGGAGGCCGGGGGCCTGGTCCACTTTCGTTTCAGCCAGGTACGGGGAACTCTTTCGGCGCGCTGGGAGGATCCCGAAACACTGGACTCGCGGTTTCTGGCCGATCTTCGCGTTCTCTGCAACTGGAAGGACATCACGTTCTTTCTGGATATTCAAAACCTGACGAATACGTCCTACCAGGATCGCCTCGATATCGCGATGCCGGGCCGCTGGATCTCCTCCGGTCTGCAGATTCCTCTTACGGGGGAATGA
- a CDS encoding isochorismatase family protein: MELLQTERSIVAVIDLQGKLMEMIHRPRLVIGSTCRLMKLADLFQVPVVLTEQYPKGLGGTHPEVLEVFQTLSVPTGYLDKTSMGCCGDPGFEVLLQKARPGLDPKRRQIVVAGIEAHVCVMQTVIELLNLGHDVHVCWECVSGRGEEYRDYALKRMAQAGAVITNHESVGFEWARDKNHPAFKAMSNLFKEGQLTE, encoded by the coding sequence ATGGAACTCTTACAGACCGAGCGAAGCATCGTCGCCGTGATCGACCTTCAGGGGAAACTGATGGAGATGATCCACCGTCCCCGGCTGGTCATCGGCTCGACCTGTCGGCTGATGAAACTGGCCGACCTATTCCAGGTCCCCGTCGTCCTGACGGAACAGTATCCGAAGGGTCTGGGAGGCACCCATCCAGAAGTACTGGAGGTTTTTCAAACCCTTTCAGTCCCCACCGGATATCTGGACAAGACGTCCATGGGATGCTGCGGGGACCCGGGGTTCGAAGTCCTTCTTCAAAAGGCCAGACCGGGCCTGGATCCGAAACGCAGGCAGATCGTCGTCGCGGGGATCGAAGCTCACGTGTGCGTCATGCAGACGGTGATCGAGCTATTGAACCTGGGCCACGACGTCCATGTCTGCTGGGAATGCGTGAGCGGCCGGGGAGAGGAATACCGGGACTATGCCCTGAAACGTATGGCCCAGGCCGGCGCCGTCATCACCAACCACGAATCGGTGGGGTTTGAATGGGCCCGCGACAAGAACCACCCGGCCTTCAAAGCCATGAGCAACCTCTTCAAGGAAGGTCAGCTGACAGAGTAA
- a CDS encoding DUF4143 domain-containing protein — protein MNFRQNYIPRALDLPSLLARKSYFLLGPRQTGKSWLIRYTLPEVKIYNLLDSSTYLLLSRAPERLRQELRPSDNLIIIDEIQRLPELLNEVHLLIEEKGIRFLLTGSSARKLRRGGVNLLGGRARMLRFHPFTTLELGKHFELTRALNHGMVPNHYFSDEPDLDLEAYTGTYLQEEVVAEGATRNVPAFSRFLKVAAHCNSTIVNFTKVANDAQVPRTTVHEYFQILKDTLILHELPAWKQSRKRKPIASSKYYFFDPGVVRQLQGRIYTDGTTEFGEAFETYIFHELISYTDYRTHEPLYFWRSTSGFEVDFLLSDHTAIEVKASSTVSPRDIKSLLALKEENTTRRQICVCRESSRRTIHGVEIIPYRDFIEELWSGELD, from the coding sequence ATGAATTTCAGACAGAATTATATACCCAGGGCACTCGATCTACCTTCCCTGCTGGCACGCAAATCGTACTTTTTGCTGGGACCAAGACAGACTGGAAAAAGCTGGCTGATTCGCTATACTCTCCCCGAGGTAAAAATATACAACCTGCTTGATTCTTCAACTTATCTACTTCTTAGCAGAGCCCCGGAACGCTTGCGTCAAGAACTCCGACCATCGGACAACCTTATCATTATTGATGAGATTCAGCGTCTCCCTGAACTTCTTAACGAGGTACATCTTCTAATTGAGGAAAAGGGTATCCGTTTTCTGCTAACAGGTTCCAGTGCCAGAAAATTACGACGGGGTGGTGTAAATCTCCTGGGTGGCCGGGCACGCATGCTTCGTTTCCATCCCTTTACAACCCTGGAACTTGGAAAGCATTTTGAGCTCACCAGAGCACTGAACCACGGCATGGTGCCCAACCATTACTTTTCGGATGAGCCGGATTTGGACCTTGAAGCATATACCGGCACCTATCTGCAGGAGGAAGTAGTGGCCGAGGGTGCAACCCGAAACGTCCCAGCATTCAGCCGCTTTTTAAAGGTAGCCGCCCATTGCAACAGTACCATTGTTAACTTCACAAAGGTTGCCAACGACGCCCAGGTACCGCGCACTACCGTACATGAATATTTCCAGATTCTCAAGGATACCCTCATCCTTCACGAACTTCCTGCATGGAAACAGTCAAGGAAAAGAAAGCCGATCGCGTCAAGCAAGTATTATTTCTTTGATCCTGGCGTCGTCAGGCAGCTGCAAGGGCGCATCTATACGGATGGAACAACAGAATTTGGAGAAGCTTTCGAAACATATATCTTCCACGAACTGATCAGTTATACTGATTACAGAACGCATGAACCACTTTATTTCTGGCGTTCCACATCGGGATTCGAAGTGGATTTTCTCCTGAGTGACCATACCGCCATTGAAGTGAAAGCCTCCTCAACAGTTTCACCCAGAGATATCAAATCTCTTCTGGCACTGAAGGAGGAAAATACTACCCGGCGCCAGATCTGCGTCTGTCGTGAGAGTTCCAGAAGAACCATCCATGGTGTTGAAATTATTCCTTACAGAGACTTTATCGAAGAATTATGGTCCGGAGAACTGGATTGA